The Euphorbia lathyris chromosome 8, ddEupLath1.1, whole genome shotgun sequence genome has a window encoding:
- the LOC136202842 gene encoding hexokinase-1-like: MSKVAVCTAAVCAAAVCAAAAVVVQHRMRSSGRWAKAMAILRKFEIKCGAPVGKLRQVADAMTVEMHAGLASEGGSKLKMLISYVDNLPTGDEKGVYYALDLGGTNFRVLRVVLGGRENRVVKQEFEEVSIPPHLMIGSSDALFDFIAEALAKFVATESDDLPLNPGQQREIGFTFSFPVRQTSIASGTLIKWTKGFSIEDTVGQDVVGELTKAMDRVGLDMRVAALVNDTIGTLAGGRYYDHDVIAAVILGTGTNAAYVERAQAIPKWHGLLPKSGEMVINMEWGNFRSSHLPLTIYDLELDADSLNPGEQIFEKIISGMYLGEIVRRVLLKMAEEAAFFGDVVPPKLKIPFILRTPHMSAMHHDTSSDLRAVDSKLKDILEIPNTSLKTRKAIVELCDIVATRGARISAAGIVGILKKLGRDTIKDGEKQKSVVALDGGLFEHYTKFRVAVERTLKELLGDDVSEHIVVEQANDGSGIGAALLAASHSQYLADCR; the protein is encoded by the exons ATGTCAAAGGTGGCGGTTTGTACGGCGGCGGTGTGCGCGGCGGCGGTTTGTGCAGCGGCGGCTGTGGTGGTTCAGCATAGGATGCGGAGTTCAGGGAGATGGGCGAAAGCTATGGCGATACTGAGAAAGTTCGAAATAAAGTGTGGGGCGCCGGTGGGGAAACTCCGGCAGGTGGCGGATGCTATGACGGTGGAGATGCATGCCGGACTTGCATCGGAGGGTGGAAGCAAGCTTAAGATGCTTATTAGCTATGTAGACAATCTCCCTACTgg TGATGAGAAGGGTGTGTATTATGCATTGGACCTTGGCGGTACAAATTTTCGAGTCCTACGTGTAGTGTTGGGCGGGAGAGAAAACCGTGTAGTCAAACAAGAGTTCGAGGAGGTTTCCATTCCGCCTCATTTGATGATTGGCTCTTCAGAT GCATTATTTGATTTCATTGCTGAAGCTCTTGCAAAGTTTGTTGCTACCGAAAGTGATGATTTGCCTCTCAATCCCGGTCAGCAAAGGGAAATCGGGTTTACTTTTTCGTTTCCGGTTAGGCAAACATCAATAGCATCAGGAACTCTTATCAAATGGACCAAAGGCTTCTCTATAGAAGACACG GTTGGGCAAGATGTGGTGGGAGAATTGACAAAAGCCATGGACAGAGTTGGGCTGGACATGCGTGTGGCAGCCTTG GTCAATGATACAATTGGTACATTAGCTGGGGGTCGGTACTATGACCACGATGTTATCGCTGCTGTCATCTTGGGTACTGGAACAAATGCAGCATACGTAGAGCGAGCACAAGCAATTCCCAAGTGGCATGGTCTTCTACCTAAATCAGGGGAAATG GTTATCAATATGGAGTGGGGTAATTTTCGGTCATCTCACCTTCCACTGACAATCTATGACCTCGAACTGGATGCTGATTCGCTGAACCCCGGGGAACAG ATTTTTGAAAAGATAATTTCTGGCATGTATTTGGGAGAGATTGTTCGCAGAGTTCTATTAAAAATGGCCGAAGAAGCTGCCTTTTTCGGTGATGTTGTACCTCCAAAATTGAAGATTCCATTCATCTTAAG AACACCTCACATGTCAGCAATGCATCATGATACATCTTCAGATCTGAGAGCTGTTGACAGCAAACTAAAGGATATCTTAGAG ATACCGAATACCTCGTTGAAAACAAGGAAAGCTATTGTTGAGCTCTGTGACATTGTCGCCACCCGTGGAGCTCGCATATCTGCAGCCGGTATTGTTGGCATCCTGAAAAAGTTGGGACGAGACACAATCAAGGATGGCGAGAAGCAGAAGTCAGTAGTAGCATTGGATGGTGGGCTGTTTGAGCACTACACCAAATTCCGCGTTGCAGTGGAGAGAACTCTTAAGGAGTTGCTGGGAGATGATGTATCAGAGCACATTGTTGTTGAACAAGCAAATGATGGTTCCGGCATTGGAGCAGCTCTCTTGGCAGCCTCGCACTCGCAATACCTGGCGGATTGTAGGTAG
- the LOC136202619 gene encoding receptor-like protein kinase HSL1 yields MTKMTSFFFFFLQFLTLLFNVKSQEQSILLRLRQQWQIQPPLNQWRPSSSAAPFSHCTWPGVTCANNSVTGLNFNSINIAGTVPPFICDLKNLVSLDFGNNSLVGGFPNLYNCSKLQSLDLSQNYFVGLLPPDIDRLSQLTFLNVAGNNFTGDIPPAIGRLQQLTSLGLHQNLFNGTFPPEIGNLLNLEFLYMAYNPGFLPSSLPSNFTQLKKLKKLWISQSNLIGEIPEMIGEMAALELLDLSENGLTGNLPSSLFTLKNLSILYLQKNKLSGEIPEVIETLNLNQIDLSDNNLTGKIPDGFQKLEKLSVLSLFWNQLSGEIPQGIGRLPALTVFKLFDNNLSGAIPPEMGLHSALVEFDVSSNRVTGRLPEHLCNGGMLVGVVASNNNLTGELPDSLGNCSALRVVKISRNSFSGKIPDGMWTGFNLTTLTVSENLFTGELPHEVSSNLSRLEISNNMFSGKLPTGASWRNLVVFNASNNLFSSAIPREMTASPSLTTLLLDRNQLNGSLPSDIISWKSLNTLNVSRNELSGEIPVEIASLPALNQLDLSDNKFSGEIPPQLGSLRPTFLNLSSNHLTGDIPTGFENLAYNESFLNNPGLCTTSSFLSLNLCNSRPEKANKESTKSVVALVASVLAAAVAVALLISFLVIRVYQKKKHSLNTSWKFTSFQKLSFTESDILSKLTESNRIGSGGSGKVYCVPINTSGILVAVKKIWNDRKLDQKLDKEFRAEVDILSSIRHVNIVKLLCCISNDDSKLLVYEYLERRSLDQWLHMGKRAPNVSGPASQTNLEWPVRFKIAVGAAQGLSYMHHDCFSPITHRDVKSSNILLDSDFNAKIADFGLARMLINQGETTESSVAGSFGYMAPEYAQTAKVNEKVDVYSYGVVLLELTTGKEADYGDENTSLADWAWRHLSEGKPVGDALDEKIKQSSNLDEMGIVFKLGVKCTSKMPSARPSMKQVLQILIQCRHPVVYGVKNAEREYDATPFLLNSKRVHSMDSDDNV; encoded by the exons ATGACCAAAATgacttccttcttcttcttcttccttcaattTCTCACCCTTCTTTTTAATGTCAAATCCCAGGAGCAGTCTATCCTTCTTAGACTACGCCAACAATGGCAAATTCAACCTCCTCTTAATCAATGGagaccttcttcttctgctgCTCCTTTCTCTCACTGTACCTGGCCTGGAGTCACCTGCGCCAACAATTCCGTTACCGGACTCAATTTTAACAGCATCAATATCGCCGGAACTGTCCCGCCATTCATTTGTGATCTCAAGAATCTAGTGTCTCTTGATTTTGGGAATAACAGTTTGGTTGGGGGGTTTCCTAATCTTTATAACTGTTCCAAGCTCCAGTCTTTGGACCTTTCTCAAAATTACTTTGTTGgtcttcttcctcctgatatCGATCGGTTGTCACAGCTCACTTTTCTTAACGTTGCCGGAAATAACTTCACTGGTGATATTCCTCCTGCTATTGGCCGGCTTCAGCAGCTAACAAGTCTTGGGCTTCATCAGAATCTGTTTAATGGTACTTTTCCACCAGAGATTGGTAACTTGCTCAATCTTGAGTTTTTATATATGGCTTATAATCCCGGGTTTTTGCCATCAAGTTTGCCTTCAAATTTCACACAGTTGAAGAAACTTAAAAAGCTCTGGATTTCTCAATCGAATTTGATAGGGGAAATACCGGAAATGATTGGAGAAATGGCTGCACTGGAGCTCTTAGATTTATCTGAAAATGGATTAACTGGGAATCTCCCTTCTAGTTTGTTCACATTGAAAAACTTGAGTATTTTGTATCTTCAAAAGAACAAGTTATCCGGGGAGATTCCTGAGGTTATTGAGACTCTCAACTTGAACCAAATTGATCTTTCAGATAATAATTTGACAGGAAAAATACCTGATGGTTTTCAAAAACTTGAGAAGTTGTCAGTTTTAAGTTTGTTCTGGAATCAGCTGTCCGGTGAGATCCCACAAGGCATTGGCCGTCTTCCAGCATTGACAGTTTTCAAATTGTTCGACAACAATTTATCAGGTGCTATCCCTCCAGAGATGGGGCTTCATTCGGCACTTGTAGAATTCGATGTTTCATCCAACAGGGTTACTGGCAGGCTGCCTGAACATTTATGCAATGGAGGAATGTTAGTAGGTGTTGTAGCTTCCAATAACAATCTCACCGGAGAATTGCCAGATTCGCTTGGTAATTGCAGTGCATTGCGAGTAGTCAAAATTTCACGTAATTCGTTCTCTGGAAAAATTCCTGATGGAATGTGGACAGGTTTCAATTTGACAACTCTTACAGTAAGTGAAAATTTGTTCACAGGTGAGCTACCTCATGAAGTTTCAAGCAACCTTTCACGACTCGAGATAAGTAACAACATGTTTTCTGGTAAGCTTCCAACTGGGGCTTCTTGGAGGAATCTGGTAGTTTTCAATGCTAGTAATAACCTGTTTTCCAGCGCAATCCCTCGAGAAATGACGGCTTCTCCTAGTTTAACTACACTTTTGCTTGATAGGAATCAATTGAATGGATCTCTTCCTTCTGATATAATCTCGTGGAAGTCATTGAACACTCTAAATGTGAGCAGAAATGAACTTTCTGGAGAAATCCCCGTGGAAATTGCTTCTCTACCGGCTCTTAATCAGTTGGATCTGTCAGATAACAAATTTTCTGGAGAAATTCCACCTCAATTAGGTTCCCTGAGGCCTACTTTTCTCAATCTCTCTTCTAATCATCTCACTGGAGATATCCCGACTGGGTTCGAAAACCTAGCTTATAACGAAAGCTTCTTGAATAATCCCGGTCTCTGTACCACTAGTTCATTTCTAAGCCTCAACCTCTGCAATTCCAGGCCAGAGAAAGCAAACAAAGAGTCAACCAAATCAGTAGTAGCCTTGGTAGCAAGTGTTTTGGCAGCAGCAGTTGCGGTGGCTCTGTTAATCTCATTCCTGGTGATCAGAGTCTACCAGAAGAAAAAGCATAGCTTGAATACATCATGGAAGTTCACCTCATTCCAGAAATTGTCATTCACTGAATCAGACATACTCTCAAAGTTAACAGAAAGCAACCGGATTGGGAGTGGAGGATCAGGAAAAGTATACTGTGTCCCTATAAACACATCAGGCATTCTTGTTGCTGTGAAAAAGATTTGGAATGACAGAAAGTTAGATCAAAAGCTTGATAAGGAGTTCCGCGCAGAAGTTGATATCCTGAGTTCAATAAGGCATGTCAACATAGTTAAGCTGCTTTGCTGTATCAGCAATGATGATTCGAAACTCCTTGTCTACGAGTATCTGGAAAGAAGAAGCCTTGATCAATGGCTGCATATGGGAAAGAGAGCTCCAAATGTCTCAGGTCCAGCAAGCCAGACCAACTTGGAATGGCCTGTGAGGTTCAAGATAGCAGTTGGAGCTGCACAAGGCCTTAGTTACATGCATCATGACTGCTTTTCGCCGATAACTCATCGGGATGTGAAATCAAGCAACATCTTATTAGATTCTGATTTCAATGCAAAAATTGCTGATTTTGGTTTAGCAAGGATGTTGATTAACCAAGGTGAAACTACAGAATCATCTGTAGCTGGTTCTTTCGGTTATATGGCTCCAG AATATGCTCAAACAGCAAAAGTGAATGAGAAAGTCGATGTGTACAGCTACGGTGTTGTGCTTCTAGAATTAACAACAGGAAAGGAGGCTGATTACGGAGATGAGAATACTTCCCTGGCCGATTGGGCATGGCGACACCTGAGCGAAGGAAAGCCTGTAGGTGATGCACTGGATGAGAAGATAAAGCAATCGTCTAACCTGGATGAAATGGGCATTGTGTTCAAACTTGGAGTGAAATGTACCAGCAAAATGCCTTCTGCTAGACCTAGCATGAAACAAGTGTTGCAAATCTTAATCCAATGTCGCCATCCGGTTGTTTATGGAGTGAAAAATGCGGAAAGAGAATACGATGCGACTCCATTCCTGTTGAATTCGAAGCGTGTGCATTCCATGGATAGTGATGATAACGTGTGA